The segment agagggagagtcatgtgggggggggggtcgtcttgTTGTATTATGAAGGACATGCGAGGTCGTAGTTGGTTTCTCGGTTAAGAGGTTCGGGGTTTgtcattttgtcttgtttttgagGGTTGGGGTTCGTGCGCGTCTGCTCGGGGTCGTGAGACAAAGGCTCGAGACGTAAACAAACCCGAAGCAGGTATCCGTATCAATAATCAAAAAGAGAAAGCTGAAAATaactcgacagacagacagacagacagaagcacccAGACGGCCAGAGACGTCACGTCACGCCTTCACGTCACCCCCCCAAGACGTAACGACATGCACGCCGCCGACGGCCAGTGTCACACGGAAATCGTTACGGTGCCCCCCTCTATCGACCCCGAGTAACcgtgccccgccccccccccccccggaccccCGCCTGTGGCCCGGTGGGGAAGCAACAGCCTCGCCTCACCTGTTGCGTGGTTCGACGCCCCCCCCGACTCGCAGCTCTGGGGAAGGCGGGGATGCGTGCAACTCCCGGAAAaggagacaagcagagagaaacGAGATAAGACGAGAGTGActctctctccaaaaaaaaacagcatgtAAATAAATCCCaacgaagaggataaaaaaaaaggaaagaaaaagaaaatacataaaatctaTTTCCAAACAGcaataaaataagaaaggaaagaaagagaatacatAAAATCTATTTCCAAACAGcaatgaaataagaaaggaaagaaagaaaatacataaaatctaTTTCCAAACAGCAATACATAAACGCGGTTGAAGGAACCACACTCCTGGCGCTCCGTGACCCAGATCGAGTGTACCCAACGACCAACGTCTTGACCTGGTTTGAAAGACTTACAAACAACCAAAGAATCCCATAGATCAACACACGCCACAATATCCCCTCCCTCGTCCTgtcgctaaaaaaagaaaagaaaaaaaaggtcgtaTGATGGTCTTATTTCTTACGTTTCTgtggaagataaaaagagagtaaTATTGAGCGAACCAGACTGTTTTTTTTTGCACTGAATTGTGAcgctaaatatatatagaaactcGATCGGAAAATAATAGCAAAGCAAACAAGGACATTGTGCTTATGCCATACTGATAAAGggagaaaatcaaacaaaaccgCAATAAAGGCAGTggtaagaagagggaaaataatcaTATCTTGTATTTCGGTaagttttatttgctttttttttattggcaatGTCCATTTCCATATGTATTTACGCTTCTTTACAAACGCATAgacaattatgtatatgtgtgtgtgtgtgtgtgtgtagacatgaacagatgaatagatggatatagatatagatatatatgtatagatacatcaatatatatatatatatatatatatatatatatatatatatatatatatatatatatatacatatatatatatatatatatatatatatatatatatatatatatatatatatatatatatatgtatgtatatacatatatatatatatatatatatatatatatatatatatatatatatatatatatatatatatatatatatatatatatatatatatatatatatatatatatatatatatatatatgaagatatatgcatatagttgcgtatgtttatgaataataatctatttatctttctatgtctttctatctatctacctatctatttttctttttatctatcttcgcatatttctatttatttatctatctacctatctgactatctctctttctctctctctctctatctttctatctatctatctctatctctatctctctctctctctctctctcgctctctctctctctctctctcttctctcaatctctctctctctgtctctctctctctctctctctctctctctttatctatctatctatctatctatctatctatcttcatctctatctcttcctatctctctctctctctctctatctatctatctatctctctttctctctctctctctctctctctctctctctctctctctctctctctctctctctctctctctctatctatctatctatctatctatctatctctctctctctctctctctctctctctctctctctctctctctctctctctctctctctctctctctctctctctctctctctctctctctttatctatctatctatctatctatctatctatctacatctctctctatctctctctctctatctatctatctatctctcttctctctctctctctctctctccgtctctctctctctctctctctctctctctctatctatctatctatctatctatctctcttcttctctctgctctctgctctctctctctctctctctctctctctctctctctctctctctctctctctctctctctctctctcactctctctctctgactatctatctatctatctatctctcttccgctGTGGATAGAAGCCCCCTGAGACACGTCATGTAGGTCGGGGTATCGTGGAAATCATTATCTGTGTTGTTGTTCGAGGAATAAACATGATATCAtacttcctactctctctctctctctccctctctctctctctctctctctctctctgtctttctctttctttctctctctttctctctctctctcttcctctttctctttctcttcttcttctctcttttttctctcgctctctttctcttctccttctttctttcctctcttttctctctttctctttctctttctctttctctttctctctctctctgtctgtctttctctctctctctttgtttctgcttctttctctctctctctctctctctctctctctctctctctatatatatatatatatatatatatatatatatatatatatatatatatatatatatatatatatccatctttcgaTTTGTCTATATTTCTTACGTATATAAACGACAATTTAATTTTGCGGATGATTTCTCTTCGCGCCACGGTTAGAAATATTGGGCTATTTCCCTACGTGGCAACCCAGTGTAGTCTGTCTAGCCCTCCATAGCTGCTAACCGGGTGGCGACAGCGTAACCCGGACTACCTCAGCTTGGGGTagtgaattatttttaaaaaataaataaataaataaaataaaataaaaaattagaaaaaaatataaaaaaaatccattggtGCGGtttgggactttttttttcttggtgtatggagagagagagagagagagagagagagagagagagagagagagagagagagagagagagagagagagagagagagagagagagagggagagagaaatagagagagagagagagatgagggggaggcaaaagagagagaaagataaaggagagagggagagaaagagagaaagataaacaagagagggagagaaagagagaaagatggatagatcgtTCTCTGACTCTATTTAAGTTGTAGTATTTATAATTATAGTTGTGGCAATGGcgtagtagagagatagagataatgaatGAAGTAGGGATAGAGATAACAAGATCGACTTTGAATAGAAGGCGAACAATAAAATGATCTTGCACATAAGCAACTGTTTCTTGCATTTTTCAGTCATATAATATATTGGTGTTACCATAAAACTTTAATAcataacatgttttttttctctctctctctctctctcgctctctctttctctctctcgctctctctctctctctctctctctctctctctctcttctctctctctttcagttcttTCATTGGACAATGGTGTTCCATGACATGTCTGGCATTCTATATGTTTAGATGTATTTATTTCAAATGGTTCTTTCAAATCCTATGTCGCCTCTGACACTGTTCCATATTTTATGACTTATTTTCTTGCAGGTGATACGCTCTGAAACCTTTGGGTATGGAAGGTTTCGGTTCCTtcactgtgtgtatgttttctctctctctctctctctctctctctctttcttttttcttctttttttcttttcttatgggAAGGGAAGCCACCCCCCCCCTGGCGAGGCGCGATTCCCTTGGCCTAATGCCCGTCTTCTGTCCCGCAGGTGTGTTCATGGCGGGTGAGGAGTGACCGCGGGCCGAGGATGCTGGGCGGCCTGCTGGCGGCTGCCGTCTTGGCCCTGGCGGGGCTCGCCTGCGCCCACCCTGACGGCGACGCGCTggacgtgggcgtgggcgtgagcaaACGAGACCTTGAGTTCAACCAGTACGTGCCCGGCTACCGGCTGCGGGGCGAGCCGTCGTGCGAGGAGCTGCGCGCCATGTGGCGGCTGAGCAAGAGAGAGGCCCGGCGCGCCACCTCCACCAACCAGCTCCCGAGGGCCCGCCCCTACACCTACGGCAGACTAATAGCGTTCGCCCCCGACCCCAACGCCGGCCCCTCCGCGCCCGTCTACGGCCGCATCTGGAAGGGGCGGTACCCCCCCTTCGGCAAGTCCTCCTCGTCCCAGGTGCCCGCCAAGGGCTCCTTCGAGAAGCTGAAGATCATGCTGATGGACTCCGGCGGCAGCCCCCGGGGCCAGTTCGACACGCTGCGCAGCATGATGGCCATGGAGCGGGGCCCCGGCGTGTCGTCCAAGGGCCGCCTCAAGGAGCTGATCGGCCTCTCGGCCAGCGAGCGCCGCGAGCAGCGCCCCGTGGCCCTCGCCCTCCGCGCCGTCGAGGAGTCCTACAAGCCCAGCGTCATGTCTCGCcgggagccgccgccgccgccgccgcccgtcgACATGTCTCCGCGGACCATGCGCGGCTCCACGCACTTCTCGCAGCAGGGCTTCGTCGGGCCGCTGCTGCCGGGAGACTCGAGAGTGGGCGGCGGCGCCCCCTGGCAGCCGCCCGCGCCCAACCCCAGCCTGGTGAGTACCGCGCAGGGAAGCCTTCCTGTGCCCCTTTGATTGTTCCTCTGATTGTTCGCCGTATTCAGCGAACAATAActtttctcccccattttcctttaGAAAATCACCGCTGCCTTAATCTGGTGAATACAAAATCTAATTGCCTAGTTACACGGCTCCTCCGCCTTGATTGCCTCGCCCCGTCCGAACGCCCAGGCTCGCTCCCTCCCATCCCGCTTCGGGGAAAAGCAAGCGCGGCTTCCATAGTCTTCTCTTTCCTACACGAATTCGaagctcccttcttcccctcaagacaccccctcccctccttcccccaccccccatccctcccccatccctcccccacaaaCGCCACTCCACTCAGATATTTACGTCCccgtccccgccgccgccgccccagaACCCCCCCTGATTGTCATTGAAATTAATCAGTCAGTTCCTCCGGACGAATCCCGGGAGCAAAGCCTCTCAGCGAGCCATCTTACGGAGATTACGTTCGTTAGCCGCCGACGTGCCGAAAGGTCTCTCGTTACTCGTGCTGCGTgctgcgtgggcgtgcgtgcgttcgtgtgtgcgtgcgtgcggtgagtggccttttctgtttctctctcgcccccactTGAGCGGCTTCCGATATCGGATTTTTCGCTTCTTTTTCCGTATTTAGTTGTCAGGATTaggtgtatttatttttgtgaccAAAGTAGTATGCTGGAAATACATtttctcccaacacacacacaaacagccacattatagatgtacacatatatatatttgtaaatacatatacatatatatatatatatatatatatatatatatatatatatatatatatgtatatatgtatatatatatatatatatatttatttatttatttatttatttatacacaaacacacacacacacacacacacacatacacacacacacacacacacacacacacacacacacacacacacacacacacacacacacacacacatatatatatatatatatatatatatatatatatatatatatatatatatatatatatatatatatacatatacatatacatatatatatatatatatataatatatatatatatatatatatatatatatatgtatatatatatatatatatatacatatatatatatatatatatatatatatgatatatatatatgtatatatatatatatttttatatatatatatatattattattatatatatatatacatatatatatatatatatacatatatatatatatatatatgtatatatatatatatatatacatatgtatatatatgtatacatatgtatatatatatataaatatatatatatataaatatatatatatgtatatatatatgtatatgtatgtatgtatgtgtatatatatatatatatatatatatgtgtgtgtgtgtgtgtgtgtgtgtgtgtgtgcattgtgtgtgtatgtgtatatatgtatgtatacatatatgtatgtatgtatatatatatatatatatatatatatatatatatatatatatatatatatatatatatatatatatatatatatatatatatatgtgtgtataaatataaatacatgtatgtatatatatatatatatatatatatatatatatatatatatatatatatatatatatatatatatatagatatatatatatatatatatatatatatatatatatataagtgtatatatatatacatatatatatatatatatatatatatatatatatatatatatatatatatatatatatatcatatatcttatctttatctttatctatatccatatatatatat is part of the Penaeus vannamei isolate JL-2024 unplaced genomic scaffold, ASM4276789v1 unanchor786, whole genome shotgun sequence genome and harbors:
- the LOC113827642 gene encoding uncharacterized protein (The sequence of the model RefSeq protein was modified relative to this genomic sequence to represent the inferred CDS: added 252 bases not found in genome assembly) → MLGGLLAAAVLALAGLACAHPDGDALDVGVGVSKRDLEFNQYVPGYRLRGEPSCEELRAMWRLSKREARRATSTNQLPRARPYTYGRLIAFAPDPNAGPSAPVYGRIWKGRYPPFGKSSSSQVPAKGSFEKLKIMLMDSGGSPRGQFDTLRSMMAMERGPGVSSKGRLKELIGLSASERREQRPVALALRAVEESYKPSVMSRREPPPPPPPVDMSPRTMRGSTHFSQQGFVGPLLPGDSRVGGGAPWQPPAPNPSLRACTDVTGSYCRVNSDCACEGLYRCNKGRCKATSAVKDNLGWWSPEPLASQDLGIHKWARTVPRPAAINEEDLGRRGWTRRQP